Below is a window of Hydrogenimonas sp. SS33 DNA.
GAAAGCGAGCTTACCGAGGCCGATAGCCACCGCCTCTTCACCCGTTTCGTCGGGCAACATATAATAGACCGCACCGATCATCGCATAGAGCATCCATACGACCAATGCGTTGATGTGCACCATACGGGCAACGCTGAAGTCGAAAATTTCGTAGAGAAAACTTGGATATACAAACTGAATGGCGGCAATCAGACCCATCAGCAGCTGTGCGCCGAAAAGGACGAGAGCCACACGGAAATAGTTCATCGCGAGCTTTTGCGATTCGTATTTCAAATGAGCACTAGTGAGCATGGGTACCTCCTGCTAAACGTTTCGCACTTTGAGAGAAGTTTCTCGGGAATCCGTTGGTGTCGATTGCACTCATGTGTTTCAGGAAAGCCACCAGTGCGACCGCCTCATCCTTCGTAATTCCCAGGTCGGGCATCATGCGGGCGTGCGTCGGATATTTGTCGGGGTGCATCAGGAATTCGGCCATCGCCTCTTCCTTTGTGCTTTTGCCGGTAATCCCTTCCATCGTGCCGTCGTTCCATTTTGTGTCGAGCCACGCTTTGGTCAGGTCGGGGGCGTAGTATCCGCCGTTACCCAGCAGGGTGTGGCAGTCCATGCAGTTCTTGGCCTGCTCGGTCAGCTTGCCTTTGTGCAGCAGGGCCGCCGCCTCCTGGGCACTCCACTGTTTGCCGAAGAAATCCTCTTTTTCGCCGATCACCGGCACCTCATGACCCCGTTTCTGGTCATACTTGTAGTCGATATGGTAGTTGATGACCGTCGCGGCGGGGATCCGCTTGGTCACACCGTTTTTCAGGTCCGCATCGCTGCCCATACCGATCTGTCCCATCGTGTCGAACGTCAGCCAGATCAGCAGTACGGTCGCGGTACCGGTGACCCAGGCCGCCGAACGACGCCAGAACCGTATGCTCGTCCAGACGGAAGCACTCTTCTTGCTCATCTCTCCTCCTTTGAATTATTGATGATCTGCCTCTTTGGATTCATAGCGCTTTTCCGACTCCGTCACCAGATAAAAGTAAAGATGGGGCGCGAACAGATAGGCGATCATCGTCACCATCAATACTTTGGTCGTGAAAGCGCTGCTGTGAATCCGCAGTGCCAGATCATACAAACTGTAAGCCTGCAATATCCAGAATATATAGCCGGCAAACTGCCACTTTTTCGAAAGAAATCCCATCTTTGAAAGTGTCACCAACCCGGCATAGCCGACTCCGAACACCAGGACCAGCGTGGCTACGATGAAGATCCCCAGAAACTCACCCGGTGCGAGCTGGGGAAGATTGATGACCGATTCCATGACGGCACTCCTTTCTGAACTATACACCTGAATAAGGCGTAGGGATATTATGGCAATTTTTTAAGCCATCCCTATTGACATGCATCAAGAAAAAAGGATTTTTTTGTAATTTAACGTATGGGTATTTTTGTTAAGTTATTTTTTATAAGTAGAAGGTGAAGCCCGTTTTTATGGGCTTCAATGAGTTTCACTGCTCGTAGACAAGACAGCGGGCGGCGAAAAAAGGGCGTGTATAGGCATCGGAAAAGAAGTAATCCCCTTCGAGACGCCAGCCGTTCTCTTTTTTTAAGATAACCGATTGGGCGGCTTTTCTGTTGGCCCGACTTTCACAAATGACGGCTTTGCCGGCATGAAACGCCGCCTCTACCTCTTTTATCCGGGAAGTCGTGGCCCAGTAATGGAGCCCGATAGCCACTGCGAGAAAGAGTGCGACCCCCGTCAACCCCTTTTTGACGGCACCCTTTCCCATAAACGGCCGGGTCGTGACGAAGAGTGTGACCAGCAGAATAATGCCCGCAAGTATGAGGTAGGCCCCTTCGATATAGAAAAACTTTCCCACGCACACTCCTTCTTTTATCTTTAAAACAATTTTAATTATTAAACAAAATGGTATCATAAAGTGTCGATATCTCGTTGATCAAAATCAAGATTTGGCCTCTTTCTAACCTCTTTCTCAGTATTTCGCATCTATACTCATGCTCCAAAGCAATTCCGGAAGGATATTCCATGGATGCGGTCCTAACCCTTGTTTTCAGCATTGTCATGCTCTTTTTCATGATCTATCCCGCGATGAAGATTACGGAGTGGATCGACGCGAAAATCGGCATACCGGATCGATGGTACAAACCCGTCATGCTTCTGACGGTTCTCGTTTTATCGCTTTTCATAGGAGTTTTTCTTAAATATGCCTGAATCAAAGACAATGGAAAAGCTGAAAAGTTTCTACCTTTTCAAACATTTGACCGATGCGCAGTTCAAACGGCTCGAAGAGATATCCAATATTATGGATTATAAAAAAGGAACCATTCTTTTCTTCGAAGGGGACGAGGCGAAAAACATGATCGTCCTGCTCGACGGGATTCTGCAAGTCTACAAAACCGACCAGAAGGGGAACAAAGTCATTCTCCACCACTTCTTTCCCGTCGACGTCATCGCCGAAATCGTCAATTTGGAGCATATGCGCTATCCCGCTTCCGCCGAATTCGAAACCGACGGGAAAGCACTGGTCATCAACTATGAACACTTCGAAAACGAGTTTCTCAAAAACCCCGAAGTCGCTTTCGCCTTCATCAAGTCACTCTCCAAAAAGATCAAATACCTCGAAAATGTCATCGCCACCAACATGGTGATGAACTCCACCGCCCGGGTCGCCAAATTCATCTGCGAACACGGCCACGAAATCTCCTCTTTGAAAAAGAGCATGATCGCCGCCGACTTGAACATGACCCCTGAAACCCTCTCCCGCATTCTCAAAAAACTCTCCACACTCGGCTTGATAGAGAAGAGAAAAGAGGAGATTGTCATTCTCGACAAAGAGGGCCTCGAGACGTTTTATCTTTAGTAATGCAAAGCATGGGCAAAGCCCATGTTTTGGCGGGGACCGGCCGTCCCAAAAGATTTTATGGTATGCCCCTAAAACTTCGGAATCTTTAGATTAGTGAAGACGTCACGCTTTTTGCGTAACGTCTGATCCAAGAAATATGCAAAGTGCGGGAAAAACCCGTGTTTTTACGAAGACATGACTCTCCACTCCACTCTTTTTACTTCCCATTATTACAAACTTTTTACACACCATATTTAGTTTGACTTGAAAGATTCATCAATGATTTTGACGAAAATCAAGAACAATTCAGGTCTACTCCTGTAAAATTGGAGCGTGTTGGAATCCTAGTGCCCAGACTCAAGATATCATTAAGGATATTTTCTGTCTGGGCGCTTGGGGTCCAGAACGTGCAAATTTATTAGGAGGTAAATATGTCATCTATGTCACGACGTGACTTCCTCAAGAGCGCTGCCGCCGCTACGGCTGCCAGTGCTGTGGGGATGTCGGTTCCTACCGAAGTGGCGGCCAAGGCCAACGAAGCGGAGAGCGGCTGGCGCTGGGACAAAGCGGTATGCCGGTTCTGCGGTACCGGTTGCGGCATCATGGTTGCAACCAAAGACGGCAAGATCGTCGCGGTCAAAGGGGACCCGGCGGCTCCGGTCAACCGCGGTCTGAACTGTATCAAAGGGTACTTCAACGCCAAAATCATGTACGGTGCCGACCGTTTGACCACGCCGCTGCTGCGCATGAACGACAAGGGCGAATTCGACAAACACGGCAAATTCAAGCCGGTCAGCTGGAAACGCGCCTTCGACGAAATGGAGCGTGCCATCCGCAAGGCGCTCAAAGAGGGCGGCCCCGAAGCGGTAGCCGTCTTCGGTTCGGGTCAGTATACGATCCAGGAGGGGTATGCCGCATCCAAAATGATGAAAGCGGGATTCCGCTCCAACGCCATCGACCCCAACGCGCGCCACTGTATGGCTTCCGCGGTCGTCGGTTTTTACCAGACTTTCGGTATCGACGAACCCTCCGGATGTTACGACGACATCGAAATCACCGATACCATCGTCTCCTGGGGTTCCAACATGGCGGAGATGCACCCGATTCTCTGGTCCCGCGTCACCGACCGGAAACTCTCCGATCCCGAGCGGGTCAAAGTGGTCAACATGTCGACCTACACGACACGCAGTTCCGACCTGGCGGACATCGAGATCATCTTTACCCCCAACACCGACGTCGCCATCTGGAACTACCTGGCGCGTGAAATCGTCTACAACCATCCCGAAGCGATCGACTGGGATTTCGTCAAGAAACACTGTATCTTCGCGACCGGTTTCGTCGAAACGGGTTACGGTATGAGAACCCCGGAAGAGGCGAAAAAACTGGGGTACAGCGACAAAGAACTCGAAACAATCAAGAACGAGACGAACCACATCGTCAGCAAACGCGAAGCACCCGCTCTCGCACCTCTGGGTTACAAAGCGGGCGACAATATGAAAATGGTCCACCGCGGCCATGCCCTCGGGCACTGGGAGATCAGCTTCGAAGAGTTCAAAAAAGGCCTCGAACCCTATACCCTCGACTATGTCGCCAAAATCGCCAAAGGCGACCCGGACGAGCCGCTGGAAATCTTCAAAGGCAAACTGGAAGCGCTCCGCGACCTCTATATCGACAAGAGCCGCAAAATGGTCAGCTTCTGGACCATGGGTATGAACCAGCACAACCGCGGCTCCTGGGACAACGAACTCTCCTATACCGTCCACTTCCTTCTCGGCAAGCAGGCCAAGCCCGGTTCCGGTGCCTACTCGCTCACCGGCCAGCCTTCCGCCTGCGGTACGGCACGTGAAGTCGGTACCTTTACCCACCGTCTGCCGGCCGATATGCTGGTCAAGATTCCAAAACACCGAAAGATCGCCGAGAAAATCTGGAAATTGCCTGAAGGAACCCTCAACCCGGTCGGATATCAGCATATCGTCAATATCCACCGACAGATCGAAAGTGGAAAGATCAAATTCGCATGGGTCAACGTCTGTAACGCCTTCCAGGATACGGCCAACGCCAACCACTGGATCAAAGCGGCAAGGGAAAAAGATGTCTTCATCGTCACATCCGACGGTTATCCCGGCATCTCCGCGAAAGTCTCCGACCTGGTTCTGCCGTCGGCGATGATCTACGAAAAGTGGGGTGCCTACGGAAACGCCGAACGCCGCACCCAGCACTGGCGACAGCAGGTCCTGCCCGTCGGCGACGCCATGAGCGACACCTGGCAGTGGGTCGAACTCTCCAAACGCTTCACGGTCAAGGACCTCTGGGGCGAATGGACCATCAAAGGGGGCAAAAAACTCCCCAACGTCATCGAAAAGGCGAAGAAGATGGGCTACAAAGAGGATACGACCATGTTCGAGATCCTCTTCGCCAACGACTACTACCGCAGCTTCAAAGCCGACGACCCGATTATGGAAGATTTCGACAACTCCGAAGTCTTCGGCGACAAGCGGAACGTAGTCGGCAGCGACGGCAAAGTCTTCAAAGGGTACGGCTTCTTCATCCAGAAAGCCCTCTGGGAAGAGTATCGCCTCTTCGGTGAAGGCCACGGCCACGACCTCGCCGACTTCGACACCTACCACCGCGTCCGCGGTCTGCGATGGCCTGTCGTCAACGGAAAAGACACCCCCTGGCGCTTCAACGTCAAATACGACCCCTATGCACGCAAATGGGCGAAGCCGGGTGAAGAGTTCTGTTTCTACGGGCCGCTGCTCAAAACGATCAAACGGGGTAACCTCAAGAAGATCGAACCGGGCAAAGGCAAGATCAATCTCAAGAACAAAGCGAAGATCTTCTTCCGCCCCTATATGGATGCGACGGAGTGGCCGGACGAAAATTACGACACCTGGCTCTGTACGGGCCGTGTCATCGAGCACTGGCACTCAGGTACCATGACGATGCGCGTTCCAGAACTCTTCCGCGCGATGCCGGAAGCGCTCTGCTACATGAACCCGAAAGATGCGGCCGCCAAAGGCCTCAAAGACGGAGACCTCGTCTGGATCGAAAGCCGCCGGGGCAAAGTCAAAGCCCACATCCAGACACGCGGACGGAACCGACCGCCCCGCGGACTCGTCTTCGTACCCTGGTTCGACGAGCGCGTCTTCATCAACAAAGTTACGCTCGACCACACCTGTCCGATGTCCAAACAGACCGACTACAAAAAGTGTGCGGTCAAGATCTATAAGGCGTAATTACGGGGAAGCGCTTTGCGCTTCACCCCATTTCAAATAAAGGTGGATTGAGTCTTTGAACACTCAGGATCCGAAAAAAGAGACCAAAACCAAAATCACCGAACGACGGCGATTCCTGACCATCATGGCCCAGAGCATCGGGCTGTCGGCGCTGGGGGGCATCGTCTGGACCGGGTACGTGGAAGAGGCGAAGTCCGCACCGCTGGTGCTGAGGCCGCCCGCCGCGCTCCCGGAGAAGGATTTCCTGCGCACCTGCATCAAATGCGGCCAGTGCGCGGAAGCGTGCCCCTACGACACATTGATCATGGCCAAACCGGGGGACGACGTTCCGATGGGGACGCCCTATTTCATTCCCCGGGATGTGCCCTGCTATATGTGCGAGGACATCCCCTGCGTACCGGTCTGCCCGACGGAGGCTCTCGATCAGAAGAGTGTGACGACGGTCAAGAACGGGAAGCCGGAACTCGATATCAACAAGGCCCGCATGGGGCTGGCGATCATCGACCACGAGAGCTGCATCGCCTACTGGGGTATCCAGTGCGACGCCTGCTACCGGGCCTGCCCGCTTCTGAAAGAGGCGCTCACCATCGAGTTTCTACGCAACGAACGAACCGGCAAGCATGCCAAGCTTGTGCCGGTGGTTCATGCCGACTACTGTACCGGCTGCGGTCTGTGCGAACACGCCTGTGTCACGGAGAAACCGGCCATTTTCGTTCTGCCCCGCGAGGTCGCCATGGGCAAACCGGGCGACTACTACGTCAAAGGATGGAACAAGAAGGACCAGGAGCGCATCAAGCAGCGCGATTTGAGCAAGATCCGAACGAAAACCGAACGGAGCGAGAAGAAACCGCAGGATTACCTCAATTCGGATGAGGAGCTGTTTCAATGAAAAAGCTCTTCAAAATGCGATACATGATCCTGCGGCGAATCACGCAGGTGGGTCTGCTCTTTCTCTATTTCGCGGGCAATGCGTGGGGCTGGAACGTCCTGAAAGGGACGCTCAGCTCCTCCTTGCTGTTTGGCACAATTCCGCTCGCCGACCCCTTCGCCATTCTGCAAATGCTGGCGGCGGGGGCGGTGATGGGGGTCAACGTCTTCATCGGCGCCGCCATCATCGTTGCCTTCTACGGCATCGTGGGCGGCCGGGCCTTCTGCAGCTGGGTCTGTCCGGTCAATATGGTCACCGACCTGGCCAACTGGCTCAGGCGTGTACTGCTGCTCGACAGGGTCGAGAGGAAAGTGTGGGTCAGCCGAAACGCCCGGTACTGGGTCATGGGATTGGCGCTGATCGTCTCCGCGATCACGGGCCTGGCGGCTTTCGAGCTGGTCAGCCCTATCACCATCTTCAACCGGGGTGTCATCTTCGGTATGGGAATGACCTGGGGTGTGCTCCTCGCCATCTTCCTCTTCGACCTCTTCGGGGTCAAGAACGGGTGGTGCGGGCATATCTGCCCGCTGGGGGGCATGTACTCCATTATCGGAAAATACAGCCTCATCCGCGTCTATCACGACGAACCCAACTGCACCCTCTGCATGAAGTGCAAAGAGGTGTGTCCGGAGACCCAGGTCCTCTACATGATCGGGAAGAAGAGCCAGATCGTCGATATGGGTGAGTGTGTCAACTGCGCCCGCTGCATCGAAGTGTGCGACGACGACGCGTTGCGGTTTAGTCTCAGAAATTTTGCAACTTCCAAAGAAGCCAAAGGAGAGAAAAAATGAAAAGATTGTTAATGACGGCATTCTCGGCGGCCCTTGTCCTGGGGCTCAACGCCTGTGCCGACAAAGGTAGCGGAAACTCCGTTAAAGTCGAAGAGCAGGAGTTGAATTCCAAATCCGCTCCTGTCGTGACGGAAGAGGAGCTCGGACTCCGTAAAGAGAATCTCTATAATGAAAACACGAAACCGGTCAAGGCCGAATTCAAACGGCCGGCACCGGGTGCGGCGAAGCCCTTTGCCCGCTCCTATGAAAACGCGCCGCCACTCATTCCCCACAGCGTAGACGGGCTGCTTCCCATTACGAAAAACAACAACGCCTGCCTGGGCTGTCATATGCCGGATGTGGCAAAAAGCGTAGGGGCGACGCCGATCCCGAAAACCCACTTCATGGATTTCAGGACCCAGAAGCCTCTCGGACACCTGGCCGAGCAGCGCTACAACTGCTCTCAGTGCCACGTTCCCCAGGCCAACGTGAAGCCGCTGGTCAAAAACAACTTCACACCCGATTACCGACGGCCTGAAGACAAACACAAATCCTTCCTGATCCACGACCTCAACGAAGGCGTGAAGTAACATGATCGACGAAGAGAGACGGGGCCTGTTCACCTCGCTCTCCTCGGCAGCGAAGGGGAGGACGGAGGAGAGGAAAAAACCGCTCCGTCCCCCCTACTGCGGCGACCCGTCCCTTTTTCAAAGCCTCTGTCCAGGTTGTGAAACCAAAGCCTGTGCCGGAGCCTGTGAAGAGGAGATCATTCTGATCGACGAAAAAGGAATACCCTTCCTCGATTTCAGCCGAAGAGGCTGCACTTTCTGCGACGCCTGCGCCGATGTCTGTGAAGCGGATGTCTTAAGCGACAAATCGCTAAACTTCATCGATACAAACGTGGAGATCGACATACTCAAATGCCTGGCCTGGCAGCAGGTAATGTGCAACAGTTGCAAAGACCCGTGTCTGGAGCATGCCATTACCTTTCTCGGCCTCTTTCGGCCGGAGATCGACATGAACCGCTGCACGGGATGCGGATGGTGCAACACGGTCTGCCCCGCCGATGCCATTTCGTTCGTCCCAAAAAAGAAGGATTGAGATAATGAGAAAGAAAATTTTTCTGCTCTTTTTACTGGGTTGTTCCCTTTTTGCGGCCGTTACGGTCAAACCCGCCTATCAGATCGATGTGGAGGGCAATGTCGTCGATATGGTGGTCCGTGGAGACAAACTCTTCGTCGGGACCGATGCGGGGAAAATGGAAGTCTACGACTGGCGCAACAAAAAGAAGACCTTTGAAATCCGATTCGACAAAATACACGATTTCATGGGCGACCCGATCGCCCCGAAAGTCTTTTGTGTCGACGAAGATCCCGGGACGGGAAAGATCCTGATGCTGGTACAGGATGAAGGAGGAGAGAAGATCCTCTACATCTACCAGAATGGCAAACGCTCCGTCATTCTCGACAAAAAGGCCCACCTGGCGATGCGGGAGACCCGTTTCGTCGACAGTGACCATATTCTCGTCTCCACCATCAGCAACGAACTCATCTTTTACGACTACGTCAACGGAAAAATCGTATGGCGAAAGCAGTTGAGCGAATCCTCCTTTTCAGATTATCAGCTCAACGAAGACCATTCGAAAGTGGCAAGTACCTGCGAATCGGGTGCCGTCTATGTCACCGACATCCAAAGTGGCAAAGTACTCAAACACTTCGAGAATGTCAACAAGGACAACGTTTTCCACGTCGATTTCAAAAACTACCACATTCTCGCCTGCGGCAAGGACAAAAAAGCGGTCCTCTACTCCCTGGGACCCACCCCGCCCGTCATTTACGAAACCAAATTCATGGTCTACGCCGGGGCTTTGAACAAAAACGCATCCATGAGCGCTTTTCAGGTCGACGAAAATATCGATATCGGTATTTTCGACAATGAAACGAAAGCAATGCGCTATCTTCTGAAAGGACAGCAATCGGTCTTGAACAACATCGTTTTCGTCAACGACAAGGAGCTTATCAGCTCCAGCGACGACAATCACATCATGATCTGGAGGTTACCATGAATATATCGAGTATCGTAGTACAGGTTCGGCAGGAGTATGTCGACGAGGTGGTCGAAGCCCTCAAAGCGGCCGACTTCTGTGAATACCATTTTCACGACAAAAGCATCGGCAAA
It encodes the following:
- a CDS encoding cytochrome c; translated protein: MSKKSASVWTSIRFWRRSAAWVTGTATVLLIWLTFDTMGQIGMGSDADLKNGVTKRIPAATVINYHIDYKYDQKRGHEVPVIGEKEDFFGKQWSAQEAAALLHKGKLTEQAKNCMDCHTLLGNGGYYAPDLTKAWLDTKWNDGTMEGITGKSTKEEAMAEFLMHPDKYPTHARMMPDLGITKDEAVALVAFLKHMSAIDTNGFPRNFSQSAKRLAGGTHAH
- a CDS encoding Crp/Fnr family transcriptional regulator, which produces MEKLKSFYLFKHLTDAQFKRLEEISNIMDYKKGTILFFEGDEAKNMIVLLDGILQVYKTDQKGNKVILHHFFPVDVIAEIVNLEHMRYPASAEFETDGKALVINYEHFENEFLKNPEVAFAFIKSLSKKIKYLENVIATNMVMNSTARVAKFICEHGHEISSLKKSMIAADLNMTPETLSRILKKLSTLGLIEKRKEEIVILDKEGLETFYL
- the napA gene encoding nitrate reductase catalytic subunit NapA — protein: MSSMSRRDFLKSAAAATAASAVGMSVPTEVAAKANEAESGWRWDKAVCRFCGTGCGIMVATKDGKIVAVKGDPAAPVNRGLNCIKGYFNAKIMYGADRLTTPLLRMNDKGEFDKHGKFKPVSWKRAFDEMERAIRKALKEGGPEAVAVFGSGQYTIQEGYAASKMMKAGFRSNAIDPNARHCMASAVVGFYQTFGIDEPSGCYDDIEITDTIVSWGSNMAEMHPILWSRVTDRKLSDPERVKVVNMSTYTTRSSDLADIEIIFTPNTDVAIWNYLAREIVYNHPEAIDWDFVKKHCIFATGFVETGYGMRTPEEAKKLGYSDKELETIKNETNHIVSKREAPALAPLGYKAGDNMKMVHRGHALGHWEISFEEFKKGLEPYTLDYVAKIAKGDPDEPLEIFKGKLEALRDLYIDKSRKMVSFWTMGMNQHNRGSWDNELSYTVHFLLGKQAKPGSGAYSLTGQPSACGTAREVGTFTHRLPADMLVKIPKHRKIAEKIWKLPEGTLNPVGYQHIVNIHRQIESGKIKFAWVNVCNAFQDTANANHWIKAAREKDVFIVTSDGYPGISAKVSDLVLPSAMIYEKWGAYGNAERRTQHWRQQVLPVGDAMSDTWQWVELSKRFTVKDLWGEWTIKGGKKLPNVIEKAKKMGYKEDTTMFEILFANDYYRSFKADDPIMEDFDNSEVFGDKRNVVGSDGKVFKGYGFFIQKALWEEYRLFGEGHGHDLADFDTYHRVRGLRWPVVNGKDTPWRFNVKYDPYARKWAKPGEEFCFYGPLLKTIKRGNLKKIEPGKGKINLKNKAKIFFRPYMDATEWPDENYDTWLCTGRVIEHWHSGTMTMRVPELFRAMPEALCYMNPKDAAAKGLKDGDLVWIESRRGKVKAHIQTRGRNRPPRGLVFVPWFDERVFINKVTLDHTCPMSKQTDYKKCAVKIYKA
- the napG gene encoding ferredoxin-type protein NapG, with amino-acid sequence MAQSIGLSALGGIVWTGYVEEAKSAPLVLRPPAALPEKDFLRTCIKCGQCAEACPYDTLIMAKPGDDVPMGTPYFIPRDVPCYMCEDIPCVPVCPTEALDQKSVTTVKNGKPELDINKARMGLAIIDHESCIAYWGIQCDACYRACPLLKEALTIEFLRNERTGKHAKLVPVVHADYCTGCGLCEHACVTEKPAIFVLPREVAMGKPGDYYVKGWNKKDQERIKQRDLSKIRTKTERSEKKPQDYLNSDEELFQ
- the napH gene encoding quinol dehydrogenase ferredoxin subunit NapH, with product MKKLFKMRYMILRRITQVGLLFLYFAGNAWGWNVLKGTLSSSLLFGTIPLADPFAILQMLAAGAVMGVNVFIGAAIIVAFYGIVGGRAFCSWVCPVNMVTDLANWLRRVLLLDRVERKVWVSRNARYWVMGLALIVSAITGLAAFELVSPITIFNRGVIFGMGMTWGVLLAIFLFDLFGVKNGWCGHICPLGGMYSIIGKYSLIRVYHDEPNCTLCMKCKEVCPETQVLYMIGKKSQIVDMGECVNCARCIEVCDDDALRFSLRNFATSKEAKGEKK
- a CDS encoding nitrate reductase cytochrome c-type subunit, producing the protein MKRLLMTAFSAALVLGLNACADKGSGNSVKVEEQELNSKSAPVVTEEELGLRKENLYNENTKPVKAEFKRPAPGAAKPFARSYENAPPLIPHSVDGLLPITKNNNACLGCHMPDVAKSVGATPIPKTHFMDFRTQKPLGHLAEQRYNCSQCHVPQANVKPLVKNNFTPDYRRPEDKHKSFLIHDLNEGVK
- the napF gene encoding ferredoxin-type protein NapF encodes the protein MIDEERRGLFTSLSSAAKGRTEERKKPLRPPYCGDPSLFQSLCPGCETKACAGACEEEIILIDEKGIPFLDFSRRGCTFCDACADVCEADVLSDKSLNFIDTNVEIDILKCLAWQQVMCNSCKDPCLEHAITFLGLFRPEIDMNRCTGCGWCNTVCPADAISFVPKKKD
- a CDS encoding PQQ-binding-like beta-propeller repeat protein, whose product is MRKKIFLLFLLGCSLFAAVTVKPAYQIDVEGNVVDMVVRGDKLFVGTDAGKMEVYDWRNKKKTFEIRFDKIHDFMGDPIAPKVFCVDEDPGTGKILMLVQDEGGEKILYIYQNGKRSVILDKKAHLAMRETRFVDSDHILVSTISNELIFYDYVNGKIVWRKQLSESSFSDYQLNEDHSKVASTCESGAVYVTDIQSGKVLKHFENVNKDNVFHVDFKNYHILACGKDKKAVLYSLGPTPPVIYETKFMVYAGALNKNASMSAFQVDENIDIGIFDNETKAMRYLLKGQQSVLNNIVFVNDKELISSSDDNHIMIWRLP